One part of the Parabacteroides distasonis ATCC 8503 genome encodes these proteins:
- a CDS encoding ABC transporter permease: protein MYKIYLKQAWALLKENKLLSGVSIFGTALAICMIMVIVIVWQMRTANYSPEDNRDRMMYVSDTRASYKENESYNDCYLLASRVVKDCFYPLRSAEKVGMAYHGVQRLAAVADHTVEFKCDVTFTDAAFWNIFNFRFLSGKPYGEEEVQSGIMDAVVSESVARRLYGTTEVVGRTVEISYVPYTIRAVVRDVSLLAESAYGDVWLPYTTDNSLYDNGSDRLVGGFRCYILASSSADFDAIHSEAEANIARLNESQSTHLLKIGGGPDTHLGDLAREDAFSEPNVRELVMKYVIIVLVLLLIPAINMSGITQSRMRKRMAEIGVRKAFGATRSELLTQVLYENLLQTLLGGVLGLFFSYASVLLLSDWLLDTGTASMGIGRTFVNAEMMFNPLIFLYAFLACLALNLLSAGIPAWRASRMRIISALNENVH from the coding sequence ATGTACAAGATCTATTTGAAACAAGCCTGGGCCTTATTGAAAGAGAACAAGCTCCTTTCCGGAGTCTCTATCTTCGGTACGGCCTTGGCGATTTGCATGATCATGGTGATCGTGATCGTATGGCAGATGCGTACCGCCAATTACTCACCGGAAGACAATCGGGACCGGATGATGTACGTCAGTGATACCCGTGCCTCCTACAAAGAGAACGAATCTTATAACGACTGCTACCTTCTCGCTTCCCGGGTGGTGAAAGATTGTTTCTATCCCTTGCGCTCTGCCGAGAAGGTAGGCATGGCGTATCATGGCGTGCAACGCTTGGCGGCAGTGGCGGATCATACGGTGGAGTTCAAGTGCGACGTGACCTTTACGGACGCGGCGTTCTGGAATATCTTCAACTTTCGTTTCCTCTCTGGTAAGCCTTATGGCGAGGAAGAAGTACAAAGTGGCATCATGGATGCTGTGGTAAGCGAGTCCGTGGCACGTCGGCTCTATGGCACGACCGAGGTCGTAGGCCGTACCGTCGAGATCAGCTACGTGCCCTATACCATCCGTGCCGTCGTGCGGGATGTCTCCCTGCTGGCCGAGTCTGCCTATGGCGATGTCTGGTTGCCTTATACCACCGACAATTCCCTGTATGATAATGGTTCCGACCGTCTCGTCGGGGGCTTCCGTTGTTATATCCTCGCAAGTTCGTCCGCCGACTTTGATGCGATCCACTCCGAGGCTGAGGCGAATATCGCTCGCCTTAACGAATCACAAAGCACGCACCTACTGAAAATTGGAGGAGGACCTGATACCCATTTGGGCGATTTGGCTCGCGAGGATGCTTTCTCTGAGCCGAATGTACGGGAACTGGTCATGAAATATGTTATCATCGTTCTTGTCCTTTTGCTGATCCCTGCCATCAACATGAGCGGTATCACGCAAAGCCGGATGCGTAAACGTATGGCGGAGATCGGGGTGAGGAAGGCGTTCGGGGCGACACGCTCGGAATTACTGACGCAGGTACTCTACGAGAATCTGTTGCAGACCTTGCTGGGAGGTGTGTTAGGTCTGTTTTTCTCATACGCCTCCGTATTGCTCTTGTCCGATTGGTTGCTAGATACGGGCACGGCATCGATGGGTATCGGTCGCACCTTCGTCAATGCGGAGATGATGTTCAATCCATTGATCTTCCTTTACGCGTTCCTTGCTTGTCTTGCGTTGAACCTGCTGAGCGCCGGCATCCCGGCTTGGCGAGCCTCAAGGATGCGTATCATCTCGGCTCTCAACGAGAATGTTCATTAA
- a CDS encoding ABC transporter permease, whose amino-acid sequence MIIHILKLIRSRMGGSGWILAELLVVFVVIWFMTSYFLMMGKSWYEPVGYDLEGVYHAVLAVRPSNSPSFVTYEEGGDEAARDVERIVERLRGHADVEAVALSVSSLPYTLSWSGSRVTRDSVSVSVRLMTVSPDYFRVFGIRPASGESPERLGEALSGTREGRDRVISAELARRLYGTTDAIGADIYLHGDTLPGHVVAVTGPVRNDEFDRRKQCILFSLLDLRELNDLTQVQITFRLRPSVATAGYADRFLKAMKRQLMVGNFWVSEVRAYPDVRSSYLENSIESNAQRIVSALGLFLLTNVFLAVIGTFWFHVSRRRAELGLRMAMGSTRASILGLVMGEGLMLLTIATVPALLICVNLAWIDLMPPGLVESKVGCFLINSLLTWLILALIISLATWYPARKASSLEPADALRYDG is encoded by the coding sequence ATGATAATACATATATTGAAACTGATAAGGTCCCGCATGGGGGGCAGCGGATGGATACTGGCCGAGTTGCTGGTGGTGTTCGTGGTGATCTGGTTCATGACCAGCTACTTCTTGATGATGGGTAAGTCGTGGTATGAGCCGGTGGGCTACGACCTCGAGGGCGTCTACCATGCGGTATTGGCCGTCCGTCCCTCCAACAGTCCCTCGTTCGTTACCTACGAGGAGGGCGGCGATGAGGCTGCGCGCGACGTGGAGCGTATCGTGGAACGCCTCCGGGGGCATGCCGACGTGGAGGCCGTGGCGCTCTCCGTCTCTTCCTTGCCCTATACCCTTTCTTGGTCGGGAAGCCGGGTGACGAGGGATTCCGTCAGCGTAAGCGTACGGCTGATGACCGTCTCGCCGGACTACTTCCGTGTGTTTGGCATCCGTCCCGCCTCGGGCGAAAGCCCGGAGAGGCTGGGCGAGGCTCTGTCCGGGACAAGGGAAGGCAGGGATCGGGTGATATCGGCGGAGTTGGCGAGGCGGCTATATGGCACGACCGACGCTATCGGGGCCGATATCTACCTGCATGGTGATACCCTTCCCGGACACGTGGTGGCGGTGACAGGGCCGGTCCGCAATGACGAGTTCGACCGCCGGAAGCAATGTATCCTCTTCTCCTTGCTCGACCTGCGGGAGCTTAACGATCTTACACAGGTGCAGATAACCTTCCGCCTTCGCCCTTCCGTGGCTACGGCCGGTTACGCCGATCGGTTCCTGAAAGCGATGAAGCGTCAATTGATGGTGGGCAACTTCTGGGTGTCGGAGGTGCGAGCCTACCCCGACGTGCGATCCTCTTATCTGGAGAACTCGATCGAGAGTAACGCCCAGCGGATCGTCTCCGCTCTGGGCCTGTTCCTGCTCACGAACGTGTTCCTCGCGGTGATCGGCACGTTCTGGTTTCACGTGAGCCGCCGCCGTGCGGAGCTGGGCTTGCGTATGGCGATGGGTTCCACGCGTGCCTCCATCTTGGGCTTGGTGATGGGGGAGGGCTTGATGTTGCTGACGATCGCCACCGTCCCGGCCCTGTTGATTTGCGTGAATCTGGCCTGGATTGACTTGATGCCGCCCGGCTTGGTAGAATCCAAGGTAGGCTGCTTCCTGATCAACTCCCTGCTGACTTGGCTGATCTTGGCGCTCATCATCAGCCTTGCCACTTGGTATCCGGCCCGCAAAGCCTCCAGCTTGGAACCCGCCGATGCCCTGCGCTATGACGGATAA
- a CDS encoding ABC transporter permease produces MYKIYIKQAWALIRQERFFSSVYIVGTGLAISMVMALAVAYHIRTANIAPEVHRDRMCYLSNVTYKLNGTKSNYKAACGPRLVKEVIGNLRVPEDVAVTTNSFMMPFSYGDAFMRLPGGDESPKVRLKGCDDGFWRVYRFDFVEGRPFTEAEFLSGMPRAVLCRSLAGRLFGHEAAAGQTILLNGLEYTVSGVVDDVSGITADVYAEAWVTYSSLSVAMDHALGERDGAVGLLEANILLADASDLPALSEELRREVRRYNSGLSEGQVVCEEPLSYADNLLSGLFGPETYIVLGMALLLFLLVPALNLSGMNASRIQERVGELGIRKAFGATKATLMGQVFVENMVLMLPGGVAGLLFSYVLVFIFRNALLVPGFNLLGTSGDVFLSPGMLLNMSVFAYAFGVCVALNLLSSMLPAWRIVRGNITDALNG; encoded by the coding sequence ATGTACAAGATCTACATAAAGCAAGCATGGGCCTTGATCCGGCAGGAGCGCTTCTTCAGCTCGGTCTACATCGTAGGCACGGGGCTGGCCATCTCTATGGTAATGGCGCTGGCGGTGGCCTACCATATACGTACGGCGAATATCGCCCCCGAGGTGCATCGGGACCGGATGTGCTACCTCTCGAACGTGACATACAAGTTGAATGGCACGAAGAGCAATTACAAGGCGGCTTGCGGCCCTCGCCTCGTCAAGGAGGTGATCGGTAATCTCCGCGTCCCGGAGGACGTGGCGGTGACCACCAACTCCTTCATGATGCCTTTCTCTTATGGTGACGCTTTCATGCGACTGCCCGGTGGAGACGAGTCTCCCAAGGTGAGGTTGAAAGGCTGCGACGACGGCTTCTGGCGTGTCTACCGCTTCGATTTCGTGGAGGGGCGGCCCTTCACCGAGGCCGAGTTCCTCTCCGGCATGCCCCGTGCGGTGCTGTGCCGCTCGTTGGCCGGCCGGCTGTTTGGGCACGAGGCGGCGGCGGGGCAGACGATCTTGCTGAACGGCTTGGAGTATACCGTGAGCGGTGTTGTGGACGACGTCTCCGGCATAACCGCCGATGTCTACGCCGAGGCGTGGGTCACTTATTCCTCCCTCTCCGTCGCCATGGACCATGCCTTGGGCGAGCGTGACGGGGCCGTCGGCCTGCTGGAGGCAAATATCCTGCTTGCCGACGCGTCCGACCTGCCGGCTCTCTCGGAGGAACTGCGGCGGGAGGTGAGGCGCTATAATAGCGGGCTGTCCGAAGGGCAGGTGGTATGCGAGGAGCCCTTGAGCTATGCCGACAATCTCCTTTCCGGATTGTTCGGCCCCGAGACCTACATCGTGCTTGGGATGGCGCTCCTCCTTTTCTTGTTGGTACCGGCGCTGAACCTTTCCGGGATGAACGCATCGAGAATACAAGAGCGTGTCGGCGAGCTGGGTATCCGCAAGGCGTTCGGGGCGACGAAGGCTACGCTGATGGGGCAGGTCTTCGTGGAGAATATGGTGCTGATGCTGCCCGGGGGCGTGGCGGGGCTGCTCTTCTCCTACGTGCTGGTGTTCATCTTCCGTAACGCCCTCCTCGTGCCTGGGTTCAATCTTCTGGGGACGAGCGGGGATGTCTTCCTCTCGCCGGGGATGCTGCTCAATATGTCGGTCTTCGCGTACGCCTTCGGGGTTTGCGTCGCATTGAACCTGCTTTCCTCGATGCTGCCCGCTTGGAGGATCGTGAGGGGGAATATAACGGATGCGTTGAATGGATAA
- a CDS encoding ABC transporter permease produces the protein MNMYKIYLKQAWALIRQERLFSSVYIVGTGLAISLVMVLSIVFYVKMASIYPEMDRDRLLTVKSAALKNEKGGTSSGPVSPRFVEECLAGVPGLEALALCCDDAASAFVQPVGSPVQIPVMKMGVNDGFWKVFSFRFLEGKPFTEADFRSGMPVAVIARSLAKRLYGEGSAVGQTLSLDFTSFRVVGVVDDVSYLMDRVFSQVWYPYTQVPDFEERVRYSEVRMPGLGPLKVYMLVKDKADIGKVREAVADNVRRFNQSLNVDGKREFSLLGQPDRHWESIFRYWSNVEPDIVGDLSRYGVIFLLLLLVPAVSLSGMADSRMERRLGELGVRRAFGAPKGALIGQVLMENFLYTLLGGLVGLLFSFLLVTFASSWVFKIGNGFSDAAPDGVDVSLSMGMLFNPWVFLIALCVCSLLNLMSALWPAWRASRRPIVDSLNA, from the coding sequence ATGAATATGTATAAGATCTACTTAAAACAAGCATGGGCCCTGATCCGGCAAGAACGGCTGTTCAGCTCGGTCTATATCGTGGGGACGGGATTGGCGATCTCGCTGGTGATGGTGCTGTCCATCGTGTTTTACGTGAAAATGGCCTCTATTTATCCGGAGATGGACCGGGACCGGTTGCTGACCGTGAAGAGCGCTGCGCTGAAGAATGAGAAAGGGGGCACGAGCAGTGGCCCGGTATCGCCCCGCTTCGTGGAAGAGTGCCTTGCGGGGGTGCCCGGCTTGGAGGCGTTGGCGCTATGTTGCGATGACGCCGCCTCCGCTTTCGTGCAGCCGGTGGGCAGTCCCGTGCAGATACCGGTCATGAAGATGGGGGTAAACGATGGGTTCTGGAAAGTGTTCTCCTTCCGTTTCCTGGAGGGCAAGCCTTTCACCGAGGCCGATTTCCGGTCGGGGATGCCCGTGGCGGTAATCGCCCGCTCACTGGCCAAGAGGCTTTATGGAGAAGGTAGTGCCGTGGGGCAGACCTTGAGCCTCGACTTTACCTCATTTCGTGTGGTGGGCGTGGTGGATGACGTATCTTACCTGATGGATCGGGTTTTCTCGCAGGTCTGGTACCCATATACCCAAGTGCCCGACTTCGAGGAGCGGGTCCGATACTCGGAGGTGCGTATGCCCGGGCTAGGCCCCTTGAAGGTCTATATGCTCGTGAAGGACAAGGCCGATATCGGCAAGGTGCGGGAGGCGGTGGCGGATAACGTGCGTCGCTTCAACCAATCGTTGAACGTGGATGGTAAACGTGAGTTCTCCCTTCTTGGGCAGCCGGATCGCCATTGGGAGAGTATCTTCCGGTATTGGTCGAACGTGGAGCCGGATATCGTGGGAGACTTGAGCCGTTATGGGGTGATTTTCCTGCTCCTGCTGCTCGTCCCCGCCGTCAGCCTCTCGGGCATGGCCGATTCCCGTATGGAGCGGCGTCTGGGCGAGCTGGGCGTGCGGCGTGCTTTCGGGGCTCCCAAGGGGGCGTTGATCGGGCAGGTCTTGATGGAGAACTTCCTGTATACGCTGCTGGGCGGCTTGGTGGGACTCCTGTTCTCCTTCCTGTTGGTGACGTTCGCCAGTTCGTGGGTCTTCAAGATCGGCAACGGCTTCTCGGATGCCGCCCCGGATGGTGTGGACGTATCGCTCTCCATGGGGATGCTGTTCAACCCGTGGGTCTTCTTGATCGCCTTGTGCGTATGTTCCCTGTTAAACCTGATGTCGGCGTTGTGGCCCGCTTGGCGTGCGTCAAGGCGACCTATCGTTGATTCGTTGAACGCTTAA
- a CDS encoding ABC transporter permease, with product MWKITWIQLMNRWRSNVWVCVELLLAFCLAWYMVDYFFVEIYNRSLPSGRGYANVWQVEMGLLPETSPDYRAAESDSIAMLGNYERIKDRLRDYPGVQAMGAASGCYSTPYTGCYYGIGLANAADTSKREAVMRYEIDPTTDFLSVFNHSYAKDGRPVSTSDFDWGDPRAIVTTRMVERKVFGEASAVGREVKDPFDEEGPTYIVKGVLEDIKRFDNSLPQGAAFLAIRPSAEEIPEMNYFIRIDPAVAGPRFADTFREKMSRELRVGNFYLKRLTSYERIKADTDYSFGITYDYRVRMALMAFLGLNILLCVMGTFWYRVRMRRGEIGLRMAIGSPREEIRSQMAREGICLLLMATPLALLIEAQFVMVGFLDIPKGTLPEHYWPAILPLRFLLVNILTWILLAIVILLAVWLPASKAAEMEPAEALRYDG from the coding sequence ATGTGGAAAATAACTTGGATACAATTGATGAACCGCTGGCGTAGCAACGTGTGGGTGTGTGTGGAGTTGCTGCTCGCCTTTTGCCTAGCGTGGTACATGGTGGATTACTTCTTCGTGGAGATCTATAACCGTAGCCTCCCCTCCGGACGTGGCTACGCGAATGTCTGGCAGGTAGAAATGGGCCTCTTGCCGGAAACCTCCCCCGACTATCGAGCCGCCGAGAGCGACTCGATCGCCATGCTGGGAAATTATGAGCGGATAAAAGACCGCTTGCGTGATTATCCGGGAGTGCAGGCGATGGGCGCGGCCTCGGGCTGTTACTCCACGCCTTATACGGGCTGTTATTACGGTATCGGTTTGGCGAACGCGGCCGATACGAGTAAGCGGGAAGCGGTCATGAGGTATGAGATAGATCCTACCACGGATTTCCTGTCGGTCTTCAACCATTCGTACGCCAAAGACGGCCGTCCGGTATCTACATCCGATTTTGATTGGGGAGACCCCCGCGCTATAGTAACCACCCGGATGGTGGAGCGAAAGGTATTTGGAGAGGCATCCGCCGTTGGGCGTGAGGTGAAAGACCCTTTCGACGAGGAGGGCCCGACTTATATCGTAAAGGGCGTATTAGAGGATATCAAGCGTTTTGACAATAGCCTACCCCAAGGTGCCGCCTTCTTGGCGATCCGTCCCTCGGCGGAGGAGATCCCCGAGATGAATTATTTCATACGGATCGATCCTGCCGTGGCAGGCCCTCGTTTCGCCGATACGTTCCGGGAGAAGATGAGCCGTGAGCTTCGGGTGGGGAACTTCTACCTGAAACGCCTGACCTCCTATGAACGGATCAAGGCCGATACCGATTATTCCTTTGGCATTACCTACGATTACCGGGTCCGTATGGCGTTGATGGCCTTCTTGGGACTGAATATCCTGCTTTGCGTGATGGGTACGTTCTGGTACCGGGTGCGGATGCGCCGGGGAGAGATCGGGTTGCGCATGGCGATCGGTTCGCCCCGTGAAGAGATACGTAGCCAGATGGCTCGTGAGGGCATATGCCTGTTACTCATGGCTACCCCGCTCGCTTTGTTGATAGAGGCTCAATTCGTGATGGTCGGCTTCTTGGACATCCCCAAAGGGACCTTGCCGGAGCATTACTGGCCGGCGATCCTGCCGCTCCGTTTCTTGCTGGTGAATATCTTGACATGGATACTGCTGGCTATCGTCATCCTGCTTGCCGTCTGGCTCCCCGCCAGCAAGGCCGCCGAGATGGAGCCGGCCGAGGCGCTGCGGTATGACGGATAA